One window from the genome of Pseudomonas fluorescens encodes:
- a CDS encoding GNAT family N-acetyltransferase, with translation MDTFIEICTATPSDAGIISRIAERSIRVGCAVEHRNDPTVVAAWVRNSTLAHIRPWLVDPRLRLTLARLQGRPTGVAMASASGRIAFCYVQPESFRRGVGQALVRDIEAWLRGRGVARVRLNSTRSSQAFYRHLGFEQSADAFAIGGVKAIAMHKPLIAPQEKVLPASKSPRG, from the coding sequence ATCTGCACAGCCACACCCAGCGATGCCGGCATCATCAGCCGCATCGCCGAACGCTCCATCCGGGTCGGGTGTGCCGTCGAACATCGCAACGATCCCACTGTCGTCGCCGCCTGGGTACGCAACAGCACCCTCGCGCATATCCGCCCCTGGCTGGTCGACCCACGCTTGCGCCTGACCCTGGCCCGTTTGCAGGGGCGGCCGACGGGTGTCGCCATGGCCTCGGCCAGTGGCCGGATCGCCTTCTGCTACGTACAGCCGGAGTCCTTCCGCCGCGGTGTCGGCCAGGCGCTGGTGCGGGACATCGAGGCCTGGCTGCGCGGGCGCGGCGTGGCCCGGGTGCGCCTCAACAGCACCCGTAGCAGCCAGGCGTTCTATCGACACCTGGGGTTCGAGCAAAGCGCTGATGCCTTCGCCATCGGCGGGGTCAAGGCCATTGCGATGCACAAGCCACTGATCGCGCCACAGGAGAAAGTGCTGCCCGCGAGTAAATCCCCCCGTGGCTGA